One stretch of Arachis duranensis cultivar V14167 chromosome 1, aradu.V14167.gnm2.J7QH, whole genome shotgun sequence DNA includes these proteins:
- the LOC107474700 gene encoding uncharacterized protein LOC107474700: MDNRRCNLFANWIDRCGLLDLGCVGSKFTWRGPIWEGYGRVFKRLDRALANDQWRTKFQDHIVQVLPRINSDHHPILITEAKFLKEDRPFIFEIMWTQHPSFEHFLHQHWNKKSGLNNILSTVRNELKE, encoded by the coding sequence ATGGATAATAGAAGATGCAATCTCTTTGCAAACTGGATCGACAGATGCGGCCTTCTAGATCTTGGATGTGTGGGATCCAAATTCACTTGGAGAGGTCCGATATGGGAGGGTTATGGCAGAGTTTTTAAAAGGCTTGATAGAGCCTTAGCGAACGACCAATGGAGAACAAAGTTCCAAGACCACATTGTGCAAGTGTTACCTAGAATCAATTCAGACCACCATCCCATTCTTATCACTGAAGCCAAATTTCTCAAAGAAGACAGGCCTTTCATATTTGAAATCATGTGGACTCAACATCCATCTTTTGAGCATTTCCTTCATCAACATTGGAACAAAAAGAGTGGTCTTAACAACATCCTCTCCACTGTCCGAAATGAATTGAAAGagtag
- the LOC107474707 gene encoding pentatricopeptide repeat-containing protein At3g62890: MYFECSCRDSSKRVFDEDALLRDVVTWNSMIAGLMRNGDIVDAEKVFDEMPQRDVISWSSMIMGYVQNGNLEDGLECFRSMRERGVRPNEAALASVLSASAMLGLLGYGRFIHSTIESLRLRVTIPVGTALVDMYAKCGCIEMSRFLFNRMAKKDVWTWNVMICGLASHDHAKEALELFQRFIGEGFRPVNVTFIGVLSACSKAGLVSEGRHYFRLMLDGYGIQPEMEHYGCMVDLLGRAGLIDEAVELIEAMEVPPDPVLWATLLDACKVHGFVEMGERIGNKLLQLDPNHDGHYVQLAGIYAKARKWEDVVRVRRLMIERVNNKLAGWSLIEVDGRVHRFVSGDRDHEHSSDIYKLLETIGLRITEACHSAKHLTCFA; the protein is encoded by the coding sequence ATGTATTTTGAGTGTTCGTGTCGTGATTCTTCCAAAAGGGTGTTTGATGAGGATGCCCTCTTGAGGGATGTGGTTACTTGGAACTCCATGATAGCGGGTTTGATGAGAAACGGTGACATTGTTGATGCGGAgaaggtgtttgatgaaatgcctcaGAGGGATGTGATATCTTGGAGTTCAATGATTATGGGGTATGTTCAGAATGGGAACTTGGAAGATGGGTTGGAGTGTTTTAGGTCGATGAGGGAGAGAGGTGTGAGGCCTAATGAGGCTGCATTGGCCTCTGTGCTTTCGGCTTCGGCTATGTTGGGTTTGTTGGGTTATGGAAGGTTCATTCATTCTACCATTGAGTCCTTAAGGTTACGGGTGACTATTCCTGTGGGAACTGCATTGGTTGACATGTATGCCAAGTGCGGTTGCATTGAAATGTCGAGGTTCTTGTTTAATCGGATGGCGAAGAAGGATGTATGGACATGGAATGTCATGATTTGTGGGCTGGCTTCACATGATCATGCGAAGGAAGCACTTGAACTGTTTCAGAGGTTCATTGGTGAAGGTTTTCGCCCGGTGAATGTGACTTTTATAGGAGTACTGAGTGCTTGTAGTAAAGCTGGTTTGGTTAGTGAGGGAAGGCATTACTTTAGGTTGATGTTGGATGGTTATGGAATTCAGCCAGAGATGGAGCACTATGGATGCATGGTTGATCTCCTCGGCCGTGCTGGTTTGATAGACGAAGCTGTTGAGTTGATAGAGGCAATGGAGGTTCCACCAGACCCTGTATTGTGGGCGACACTACTGGATGCGTGTAAGGTTCATGGATTTGTGGAAATGGGAGAAAGGATTGGAAACAAGTTGTTACAGTTGGATCCAAACCATGATGGCCATTATGTGCAGTTGGCTGGGATATATGCAAAAGCTAGAAAATGGGAAGATGTAGTTAGAGTTCGAAGGTTGATGATTGAGAGGGTAAACAACAAACTTGCAGGATGGAGCTTGATTGAAGTTGATGGCAGAGTTCATCGCTTTGTTTCAGGGGATAGAGACCATGAGCATTCTTCGGACATTTACAAATTGCTTGAGACAATAGGACTGAGAATAACTGAAGCTTGTCACTCTGCCAAACATCTTACCTGTTTTGCATAA